ACTACCTGCAATTCAACAAAAGCAGGCAGATCGCAATACAATGGAGTTTCGGTATCTGCATGAAAAACAATTTCAACAGCTTGTCCTTCTTTAAGAAATTGAGGAGCATTGATAAGTTCTTCTTCAATATTTACCTGTTCATATGTTTCACTATGCATGAAATTATACCCTGTATCATCTTTGTATAAATATTGATACGGGCGACGTTCTACACGCTGAATATCGATTTTTGCACCGGAAGTAAAAGTATTCTGAAGTACTTTTCCTGTTTTAATATTTTTAAGTTTGGTTCTTATAAAAGCTCCGCCTTTTCCTGGTTTTACATGCTGGAATTCAACAATGGTACAAAGTTCATTGTTGAAATTGATACATAATCCATTCCTGATATCTGCTGTTGTTGCCATAAATTTATATGATAATTAAATTGGTCGGCAAAGTTAATTCAATTCTGCGAAACTACAAACCAAAAAATTATATTAACGTTGATTTATGATATTATTTTTGGAGTTTCCTCAAAAATTTCAAACAGGGAACAAAGAAAGCTGAAAA
This Bacteroidales bacterium DNA region includes the following protein-coding sequences:
- the efp gene encoding elongation factor P, with amino-acid sequence MATTADIRNGLCINFNNELCTIVEFQHVKPGKGGAFIRTKLKNIKTGKVLQNTFTSGAKIDIQRVERRPYQYLYKDDTGYNFMHSETYEQVNIEEELINAPQFLKEGQAVEIVFHADTETPLYCDLPAFVELQVVYSEPGVKGDTATNTLKPATVETGAIVNVPLFINTGEKIKIDTRTSTYSERVK